From Brachionichthys hirsutus isolate HB-005 chromosome 16, CSIRO-AGI_Bhir_v1, whole genome shotgun sequence, a single genomic window includes:
- the luc7l3 gene encoding luc7-like protein 3 — translation MLSAAQLLDELMGRDRNLAPDEKRCNVRWDDESVCRYYLCGFCPAELFTNTRSDLGPCEKIHDENLRTTYEKSSRFMKEGYERDFLRYLQSLLAEVERRIRRGHARLALSQAQQNAGGPGPSGKNDEKGQVLTEKIEDLVMQIEELGSEGRVEEAQGMMKLVEQLKEERELLGSNPSTIESFAAQEKQMEVCEVCGAFLIVGDAQSRVDDHLMGKQHMGYAKIKSTVEELKEKLHRRPEDPPGETPAVKREREDREREREEREKKRKEEEEKEKEREKEREKEKERERERERERDRDRERDRDRDRERERDRRSRRSHSNSRHSSRASDRKRSRSRDRRRSRSRDKDRDRDRERKRSRSRDRDRERDRERDRDRDRDRDRERERRRSRERSDRKRRSRSRDRKRSRSSDRKAHHHRSHSRDKDKEREKDRERSSKDKDRKNTEERSSSKKDKHSDDDAPSSKVLSEAEPMETEAAASSPLLNGQQELLHSEGDTQSN, via the exons ATGCTCTCGGCAGCCCAACTGCTCGATGAGCTGATGGGCCGAGATAGAAACTTGGCTCCTGATGAGAAACGATGCAATGTGCGATGGGACGACGAGAGC gtATGTCGGTACTACCTGTGTGGCTTCTGCCCAGCTGAGCTATTCACGAACACCCGCTCAGATTTGG gaccCTGTGAGAAAATCCATGATGAAAATCTAAGGACAAC GTATGAGAAAAGCTCCCGGTTCATGAAGGAGGGCTATGAGCGCGACTTCTTGCGTTATCTGCAGTCCCTTTTGGCGGAGGTGGAACGGCGCATTCGTAGAGGACATGCTCGTCTTGCACTTTCCCAGGCCCAGCAGAATGCAGGG GGCCCTGGTCCATCGGGAAAGAATGATGAAAAAGGTCAGGTGCTGACAGAGAAGATCGAAGACCTGGTCATGCAG ATTGAGGAGCTGGGGTCAGAGGGTCGGGTGGAGGAGGCCCAGGGAATGATGAAGCTGGTGGAGcagctgaaagaagaaagagagctGCTTGGCTCCAATCCCTCA ACGATTGAGAGCTTTGCAGCACAGGAGAAACAAATGGAGGTTTGTGAAGTATGTGGCGCCTTCCTCATTGTGGGTGATGCACAATCTCGCGTTGATGACCACTTGATGGGCAAACAGCACATGGGCTACGCCAAGATCAAATCCACTGTCGAGGAGCTTAAG GAGAAGTTACATCGCCGGCCAGAAGACCCCCCAGGCGAAACCCCAGCTGtcaagagggagagagaagaccGAGAGCGtgagagggaagagagagaaaaaaagcgcaaagaggaggaagaaaaggagaaggagcGTGAAAAAGAACGTGAGAAGGAGAAAGAACGGGAGAGGGAgcgcgagagggagagagacagagacagagaacggGACAGAGATAGGGACCGGGAGAGGGAGCGGGACAGGAGATCACGTCGCAGCCACTCCAACAGCCGCCATTCCAGTCGAGCATCAGACAGGAAACGGAGCAGATCCCGTGATCGCCGCCGGTCCAGGagcagagacaaggacagagacagagacagggagcgCAAACGCAGCAG GAGCCGGGACAGGGATCGGGAGAGGGATCGGGAGAGGGACAGGGatcgggacagggacagggacagagagagggagaggaggcgcAGCCGTGAGCGCTCCGACAGAAAGCGCCGTTCCCGCAGCCGTGATAGGAAGAGGTCGCGCAGCTCCGACCGGAAAGCCCACCATCATCGCAGCCACAGcagggacaaggacaaggagagggagaaggacaGAGAGCGGTCATCAAAAGACAAAG ATCGTAAgaacacagaggagaggagcagctctAAGAAAGACAAGCACTCTGACGACGATGCACCTTCCAGCAAGGTTTTGTCAGAAGCCGAGCCGATGGAGACGGAGGCGGCCGCCTCCTCCCCTCTGCTTAACGGCCAGCAAGAGCTCCTCCATTCTGAAGGTGACACTCAGTCCAATTAA
- the ankrd40 gene encoding ankyrin repeat domain-containing protein 40, producing MSTTSLDKQLQEQLREASALGDIDEVRTLVESGVNVNSQNEINGWTCLHWACKRNHKHIVSYLLASGADKEILTAKDELASQLTSKPEIKRLLGVEVEEVPEVKEPELPIIPNYLSNPPFMYSNKSDVLMMTQHRAQNGSGEHSEDTPSDSASLSPAHESQKSQSLLSDCTPSPPNPPTQRQAHAGEFLPVTEQNGMPPGSASSLNHTAVNRGVPMDVSVEPHLVNHADYPHAAAHNGTLCSPPLPSNSPGGGGGGGGQVPASVAGANPTMSRQPSIPQQLSCSQNGGAVPAFQPFFFTSTFPVNVHELVLKVRIQNPNARENDFIEVELDRQELTYRSLLRVCCRELDISSEHVEKIRKLPNTMLRKDKDVARLQDFQELEVVLEKAEGLSLFSGSGSLTDRPCYNMRASRLTY from the exons ATGTCCACCACTTCGTTGGATAAGCAACTGCAGGAGCAACTCAGAGAGGCGTCTGCCCTCGGGGATATCGACGAAGTGCGGACGCTGGTGGAAAGTGGAGTGAATGTCAATTCACAGAATGAAATAAACGGATG GACATGCCTGCACTGGGCATGCAAGAGGAACCATAAGCACATAGTGTCCTACTTGCTTGCCAGCGGCGCAGACAAGGAAATCCTGACGGCTAAAGATGAGCTGGCCTCACAACTCACATCCAAGCCGGAGATCAAACGACTTTTAGGAG TTGAAGTGGAGGAAGTGCCTGAAGTCAAGGAGCCGGAGTTGCCAATCATCCCCAACTACCTGTCTAACCCACCCTTCATGTACTCTAACAAGTCGGATGTCCTGATGATGACCCAGCACCGTGCGCAGAACGGTTCTGGAGAGCACAGTGAGGACACCCCAAGCGATTCAGCCTCTCTTTCCCCGGCTCACGAGTCCCAAAAATCACAGAGCCTTCTTTCTGACTGCACCCCTTCTCCCCCAAACCCCCCGACCCAGCGGCAAGCCCATGCCGGCGAGTTCCTTCCTGTGACTGAACAAAACGGTATGCCGCCCGGCTCGGCCTCATCACTCAATCATACTGCTGTTAACCGTGGGGTGCCCATGGACGTGTCGGTCGAGCCACACCTCGTCAACCATGCAGACTACCCACATGCAGCGGCGCACAACGGCACCCTGTGCTCGCCTCCGTTGCCCTCAAATagccccggcggcggcggcggcggcgggggccaGGTCCCGGCCTCGGTTGCCGGCGCCAACCCGACTATGAGCAGGCAGCCGTCTATCCCACAGCAGCTGAGCTGCAGCCAGAATGGCGGCGCTGTGCCGGCCTTTCAGCCTTTCTTCTTCACCAGCACCTTCCCTGTCAACGTGCACg AGCTGGTGTTGAAGGTGCGTATCCAGAACCCCAACGCGCGGGAGAACGACTTTATCGAGGTAGAACTGGACCGCCAGGAGCTCACCTATCGCTCCCTGCTAAGGGTCTGCTGCCGTGAGCTAGATATCAGCTCCGAGCACGTGGAGAAGATCCGCAAGCTGCCGAACACCATGCTGAGAAAG GACAAGGATGTTGCTCGGCTGCAGGACTTCCAGGAGCTGGAGGTTGTGTTGGAGAAGGCCGAGGGTCTGTCCCTTTTCTCTGGGTCTGGGAGCCTAACGGATAGACCCTGTTACAACATGAGGGCCTCCCGCCTCACCTACTAG
- the wfikkn2a gene encoding WAP, Kazal, immunoglobulin, Kunitz and NTR domain-containing protein 2, with amino-acid sequence MWWMLFPRWIWFLLGHCYTILLYMDSCRVRAMPMSVAKVVYSHAGMCPNDLNPNLWVDAMSTCMRECESDQDCESFEKCCPNVCGNKSCVAARYIDIKGNKGPIGMPKGATCDKFMCSQQGSECDIWDGQPVCKCRDRCEREPHFTCASDGMTYYNKCYMDAEACSKGISISEVTCRYHLTWPNTSPIPVETTLHPTTALQTTLPANIQLPAIHSGPTQQAVFVGETASFLCEVSGKPRPEITWEKQLKGKENAVMRPNHVRGNVVVTNIGQLVIYNAQLHDAGIYTCTARNVGGSVSLHFPFVVIKGEAKGKNAQENSTNLPFPAEECLKGPDIDDCGEESMSWYYEPKRNTCFTFTYSQCNKNQNHFNTYGACMLSCGAELAAPCSLPSLQGPCKAYEPRWAYRNSLKKCQSFVFGGCGGNENNFGSKEACEEMCPFPKNHNCKICKPRGKMITSFCRSDFVILGRVTELTEEQESGHALVTVEEILKDEKMGLRFFGKEPLEVTLLNMDWNCPCPNITTANGQLIIMGDVHNGMAVLQPDSFVGSSSTRKSRKLREIVDKKTCDFLKDFSASQ; translated from the exons ATGTGGTGGATGCTTTTCCCGCGATGGATCTGGTTTCTTCTGGGACACTGTTACACGATTCTTCTTTACATGGACAGCTGCCGAGTGAGAGCAATGCCTATGTCTGTGGCTAAAGTGGTGTACTCTCACGCAGGTATGTGTCCCAACGACCTGAACCCCAACCTGTGGGTGGATGCTATGAGCACATGCATGCGCGAGTGTGAATCTGATCAG GACTGTGAATCATTTGAAAAGTGTTGCCCTAACGTCTGCGGCAACAAGAGCTGTGTGGCAGCACGCTATATAGACATCAAGGGCAACAAGGGCCCCATTGGAATGCCTAAGGGCGCCACCTGCGACAAGTTCATGTGCTCTCAGCAAGGGTCCGAGTGTGACATCTGGGACGGCCAGCCTGTTTGTAAGTGCCGCGACCGTTGTGAGAGAGAACCCCACTTCACGTGTGCGTCTGACGGCATGACCTATTATAACAAGTGCTACATGGATGCGGAGGCCTGTTCCAAGGGTATCTCTATCTCTGAGGTCACCTGCAG GTACCACTTGACCTGGCCAAACACTAGTCCAATCCCAGTAGAGACCACCTTGCATCCCACCACTGCGCTCCAGACCACCCTCCCAGCTAACATCCAGCTCCCCGCCATACACAGCGGCCCCACCCAGCAGGCTGTTTTTGTGGGCGAGACGGCGAGCTTCCTGTGCGAGGTATCTGGGAAGCCACGCCCGGAAATCACCTGGGAGAAACAACTGAAGGGCAAAGAGAACGCCGTTATGAGACCCAACCACGTCCGAGGGAACGTTGTGGTCACCAACATTGGCCAGCTGGTCATTTACAACGCGCAGCTTCATGACGCCGGCATCTATACATGCACAGCCAGAAACGTTGGCGGGAGTGTGTCGTTGCACTTCCCCTTTGTGGTGATCAAAGGAGAAGCGAAGGGTAAGAACGCGCAGGAGAACAGCACCAACCTGCCATTTCCAGCCGAAGAGTGCCTCAAGGGTCCGGACATAGACGACTGTGGAGAGGAGAGCATGAGCTGGTACTACGAGCCCAAGAGGAACAcctgcttcaccttcacctaCAGCCAGTGCAACAAAAATCAAAACCATTTCAACACCTACGGAGCCTGCATGCTATCATGTGGAGCCGAGCTGGCGGCTCCCTGCAGCCTACCGAGCCTCCAAGGCCCCTGCAAGGCCTACGAGCCTCGCTGGGCTTACAGAAACAGCCTGAAAAAGTGCCAGTCCTTCGTGTTTGGAGGCTGCGGCGGCAACGAGAACAACTTTGGCTCCAAGGAGGCTTGTGAAGAGATGTGCCCCTTTCCAAAGAACCACAACTGCAAAATATGCAAACCTCGAGGCAAGATGATCACCAGCTTCTGCAGGAGTGACTTTGTGATCCTGGGGAGAGTCACCGAGCTGACGGAGGAGCAGGAGTCCGGCCACGCTTTGGTGACAGTGGAGGAGATCTTGAAGGATGAGAAGATGGGTCTGAGGTTCTTTGGCAAAGAGCCGCTGGAAGTGACTCTTCTGAACATGGACTGGAACTGCCCCTGCCCGAATATCACCACAGCCAATGGGCAGCTCATCATCATGGGGGACGTTCACAACGGGATGGCCGTCCTGCAACCCGACAGCTTCGTAGGCTCTTCCAGCACTCGTAAAAGCCGGAAGCTCCGAGAGATTGTCGACAAGAAAACGTGTGATTTCCTTAAAGATTTTTCCGCCTCCCAGTAG